The Vicia villosa cultivar HV-30 ecotype Madison, WI linkage group LG1, Vvil1.0, whole genome shotgun sequence genome includes a region encoding these proteins:
- the LOC131648356 gene encoding uncharacterized protein LOC131648356, with translation MNLISYNIRGGGIPSKRKRISFLLKSSRIDVSFIQETKLQRFNDVLAFLFWGGRDVEWMTCNSAGASGGQGYNLVNVYAPSNAVSRRCMWESLVNRKANSGKEEWCLGGDFNEVLSGGERLGEEGFLNRRGVEDFRAFVKEMGLVDVPCVGGRYTWFKGNGKAMSRLDRFLVAKDFKDFIKVEWANLRVSGRGNYVLYEKLKRLKERLRVWNREVFGWIDLKVSEEVDNINDLDNLLIDKFGESIDNLVVDRREASSKMWKWISMKQSMLRLKSGQLWLEDGDKNTRFFHNSIKERYRRNAISLLEGEDGRVEGIEEIKHEVKRYYEAFFKEENMNRAVSEGINFKSLCESEKEWLERPFLEEEVKQAIWSCDGSKSVGPDGFSLEFFKQN, from the exons ATGAATTTAATTTCATATAATATTAGAGGTGGTGGGATTCCTTCGAAACGGAAGCGAATTAGTTTTCTCCTAAAGTCCAGTAGGATAGATGTCAGCTTTATACAAGAAACAAAGTTGCAAAGATTCAATGACGTGTTGGCTTTTTTGTTTTGGGGCGGAAGAGATGTGGAGTGGATGACGTGTAATTCAGCGGGAGCGTCGGGAG GGCAAGGCTACAACTTGGTGAACGTTTATGCTCCTTCCAATGCGGTGTCAAGAAGATGTATGTGGGAAAGTTTGGTGAATAGGAAGGCTAATAGCGGGAAAGAAGAATGGTGTCTTGGAGGTGACTTTAATGAAGTGTTGAGTGGTGGTGAAAGACTAGGGGAGGAAGGATTTTTGAATAGGAGAGGTGTGGAGGATTTCAGAGCTTTTGTCAAAGAAATGGGGCTGGTTGATGTTCCTTGTGTGGGAGGGCGGTATACTTGGTTCAAAGGTAATGGTAAGGCCATGAGTAGACTTGATAGATTCTTGGTTGCCAAAG ATTTCAAGGATTTCATTAAAGTTGAATGGGCTAATTTGCGTGTGTCGGGAAGAGGAAACTATGTGTTGTATGAAAAGCTAAAGAGGTTGAAAGAGAGGTTAAGGGTGTGGAATCGAGAAGTTTTTGGGTGGATAGATTTAAAGGTGAGTGAGGAGGTGGATAACATAAACGATTTGGATAATCTTTTGATAGATAAGTTCGGTGAATCGATTGATAATTTGGTAGTGGATAGGAGAGAAGCTTCTAGCAAAATGTGGAAGTGGATTAGTATGAAGCAGAGTATGTTAAGGTTGAAATCAGGACAACTTTGGTTGGAAGACGGGGACAAAAATACACGTTTCTTTCATAATTCGATAAAGGAGAGGTATAGAAGAAATGCAATATCTTTGTTGGAAGGAGAAGATGGAAGGGTGGAAGGTATAGAGGAAATAAAACATGAAGTTAAAAGGTACTATGAAGCTTTTTTCAAGGAAGAGAATATGAATAGAGCTGTCTCAGAAGGAATCAACTTTAAATCATTATGCGAGAGCGAAAAAGAGTGGTTGGAGCGACCGTTTTTGGAGGAGGAGGTTAAACAAGCGATTTGGTCTTGTGATGGTAGTAAGAGTGTCGGTCCGGATGGGTTCTCGCTTGAGTTTTTCAAACAAAATTAG